The genomic region TGTCACCTTTTCCTTGTTGAGATAACGATAGATTAATTCTCGTCTGAGATCCACTTTGTGTACCTCCATCCATGGCATAAGGCATTCCTCCTTATGCCAGTAGTATACAAAGTGTTACCTATGTGTCTGGAACTTTCTGTTACCTATGTGTCCGGATCATACCGGAGAAGGTGAGGATGAGGGTGAAAACCCTGAGTGTGAACCAGATTTGGTATTTTAAAATTAAGGCTTGGTGTGAATATCCAAGTATCCCCCTCACCTTAATCCTCTCCCACCAGGGGAGAGGAAAGAAAGAAAATAGATTTACAGAATAGAAAAACTGGTTAGGAGTGTGACCGATGAAAGAAAAACCAATATCAAAGGCAGTGATCCCGGTGGCTGGATATGGAACCCGTTTATTACCGGTAACCAAGTCTCAGCCGAAAGAAATGCTACCGATTGTCGATAAACCAGCGGTTCAATATGTGGTGAGAGAAGCCATCGATTCGGGAGTAGAAAGTATTCTTTTTGTTACCGGCCGAGGGAAAAGAGCCATTGAAGATTATTTTGATTACGCCGTGGAATTGGAATTGGAATTGGAAAATAAAGGAAAACTTGATCTCTTGCAGGAAGTTCGTGATATTGGCGACATGATTCGAATATTTTATGTACGTCAGAAGCTGCAAAAAGGCTTAGGAGATGCCGTTTACCAGGCAAAACGCTTTATTAATGATTCACCTTTTGCGGTTTTGTTAGCTGATGATATCATTGATTCCACTGATCCGGTGCTTCGACAAATGATCGATTTATATCGTAAAAGACCAGGGATAATTTTGGCAGTGACCCGGATTCCTCAAGAGGAGATTTCGCAATGGGGCGTCATTAAGGGGAAGGAAATAGGAAAGGGAACATTTAAGGTTGAAGATATGATTGAAAAACCCGATCCTGGCGAAGCCCCTTCCGATTTAGCAATTATTGGCAGGTATATTTTAACCCCGTCAATATTCGAGGTGATTGAGAAGGTATCCCCAGGAAAAGGAGGAGAAATCCAACTCACTGATTCGATTCGAAGCCTCTTAAAAAAAGAGGAAATTTACGCTTATGAATTTCAAGGAACGTATTATGGAGTGGGGGATAAGATTGGGTTTTTAAAAGCAAATGTGGCCTATGCCTTAAAACGGAAAGATATTGGCGATGAGTTGAAAGGATTTTTAAAGCAGATTATCGAAGAAGAAAAATAGGGTGAACTCACGATTTTGAATGGATAGTTGTATACTATAGATATTTAGTTCTTGAGAGAGGTGTAGGAATCGATGGAAGTCATGAGTTATGGTGGTTGGGAAAAGTGTATAAGAATGGAAAATGGCAAAATTGAATTAGTGGTTACTCAGGAAGTCGGTCCTCGAGTAATTCGAGCCGGTTTCATTGGAAAGCAAAATTTATTTAAAGAATTTCCTGATCAAAAGGGCAAAGTTGGTGGAGACGAATGGAGAATTTATGGGGGACATCGTCTTTGGCATGCACCAGAAGCTATACCACGAACTTATTTCCCTGACAATCATCCAGTGGCAGTTGCTGGGAATAAAAATATTTTAGTTTTAACTGCTGAGACTGAAAATACTTCGGGGATTCAAAAAAAGTTGATTTTACAGTTATCGGAAAATGAAAATCGAATCAAGGTAACTCATCAGCTTTTTAATCAAAATCTCTGGCCGGTTGAGTTTGCCGTCTGGTCATTATCGGTTATGAACATTGGGGGCACGGCAATAGTACCCCAAGAACAATTTGTCCCTCATACTGATTTATTGACTCCAATCCGACCGATGGCTTTATGGGGATATACCAACATGAATGATCCGCGTTGGCGGTGGGGGCAAAGATATGTGACTCTCCAGCAAAGAACGGATATGAAAGAACCAACCAAAGCTGGATTTGGGAATAAAAAGGGTTGGGTAGCCTATGGAGTCAACGGTTTTTTATTCATTAAGATAAGTAGCTATCAAGATGGAGCATCATACCCTGATTACGGGTCGTCAACCGAGCTTTATACCAATCCGGACATCTGTGAGGTAGAAACTCTCAGCCCACTTAAGTTAATAAATCCAGGAGAAATGCATGAACATATTGAAAACTGGTTCTTATATAGCGATGTGCAGTTTAAAAATACCGATGAATCGATTGATCGTAACGTATTACCAATGGTTGAAAAATCAATGGAAATTTTAAAAGGATAACCGGGGAGGTATAAATGAGAATTACCTTTTTAGGAGCAGCTCGAGAAGTAACCGGTTCCTGTTATCTAATCGAAGGACGGAATAAACGTTTTTTAATTGACTGTGGTATGGTGCAGGGAAGTGGTGAAGAAAGAAATGCTGCTTCTTTTTCCTTTGATCCCGGGAGCATTGATTTTCTTTTATTAACCCATGCTCACCTTGATCACTCGGGACGGATTCCTTTTCTTTATAAAGATGGATTCCGAGGAAAGATATTTGCCACAGCTCCCACCATTGAGCTATGTGAAGTTCTCTGGCTCGATATGTATAAAATTATGCTGGAAGAAACCAACCGGACCAATCGAAAAAATCTCCGTGCCGGAAGGCCTTCAATAGAACCTTTGTATACCGAAGAAGATGTTTTGGGAGCTTTAAACCTTTTTGAACCAGTTGGATACGATGAAATTGTACCAGTCGATAATATTGAATCAGTTTTCAGAAATGCTGCACATATTATTGGTGCAGCAACCATTGAGATTTGGATTGATGGTGTTAAGCTGGTTTTTTCCGGAGACCTGGGTCCCTTTTATAATGTAATGGAGGGGTCGCCTCCGATTATAGATGAGGCGGATTATGTCATATTAGAATCAACCTATGGAAATCGTCGCCATAAAACCTTGGAAGAAACTCGGGAAGAGTTTGAAAATGCCATTCGCGAAGCTCTTAAATCCGGGGGGAAGGTTCTCATTCCTTCTTTTGTTGTCGACCGTGCCCAGAGGTTGATTTATGAACTTTCTCTGCTAAAAAATAAAATGAAGTTTGATTTCCCGATTTTTTTCGATAGTCCGATGGGAAGCAAAGCGACTGAAATTTATCAAAAATATATGGGGTTAATGGCAGGAGAGATCCAAAAACAAATTTTTCAAGGCCATGATCCTTTTGTTCTTCCCGGGATGAGTTATGTCAGCTCGCCCGATGAATCAAGAGCTATCAATCAGATCGAAAAAGCTATTGTGATTGCCGGTAGTGGAATGTGTAACGGAGGAAGAATTATTCATCACCTGAAGCATGGATTGTGGAAGCCTAATACTGATTTAATTTTTGTTGGGTATCAAGCACGAGGAACTTTGGGCCGGCTGCTGGTTGATGGGGTTAAAAAAGTCAAGTTATTTGGTGAGGAAATTAGTGTAAAGGCTAAAATAAATACGATTAATGGCTTTTCAGCCCACGCTGACCAGGATGATCTGCTGAAATGGTCAGATTATTTTCAATCGAATCCAACCTTTATTATTACTCACGGTGAAGAAGAGATTGCCGAAACTTTTGGCCGTGTTCTTGAAAAACGCGGTAGAGCGGTTATAGTTCCTCGGTTAGGCGACTCGATTGATCTGGTGAAAAAAGAGAAAAAAGTTTGTGTTTCAGAAGCACCTGCGGTAGAAAGCCCGGTGGTTCAAGAAATTAGTTCGAAAGTCAAATCCCTTCAAGAGAAGAAAATTTATACCGGGACTGATGGAGATCATCTACTTCGTTCAGCTTTGCTATTAATTGAAGAAGCGGAAAAAGCAGTGATGGAGGAATAGTGAATCAAATAGGTTCTGCGTAAGTGGAAAATAAACTAAAATAAATATAATTAAGTGGACTCAATGATTCGGCCTTTTTCTATCCTGTAAATACCGAATTTGGTGAAAAAGAATAAACAAAAAAAGAGAAAA from Candidatus Atribacteria bacterium ADurb.Bin276 harbors:
- a CDS encoding Ribonuclease; protein product: MRITFLGAAREVTGSCYLIEGRNKRFLIDCGMVQGSGEERNAASFSFDPGSIDFLLLTHAHLDHSGRIPFLYKDGFRGKIFATAPTIELCEVLWLDMYKIMLEETNRTNRKNLRAGRPSIEPLYTEEDVLGALNLFEPVGYDEIVPVDNIESVFRNAAHIIGAATIEIWIDGVKLVFSGDLGPFYNVMEGSPPIIDEADYVILESTYGNRRHKTLEETREEFENAIREALKSGGKVLIPSFVVDRAQRLIYELSLLKNKMKFDFPIFFDSPMGSKATEIYQKYMGLMAGEIQKQIFQGHDPFVLPGMSYVSSPDESRAINQIEKAIVIAGSGMCNGGRIIHHLKHGLWKPNTDLIFVGYQARGTLGRLLVDGVKKVKLFGEEISVKAKINTINGFSAHADQDDLLKWSDYFQSNPTFIITHGEEEIAETFGRVLEKRGRAVIVPRLGDSIDLVKKEKKVCVSEAPAVESPVVQEISSKVKSLQEKKIYTGTDGDHLLRSALLLIEEAEKAVMEE
- the gtaB gene encoding UTP--glucose-1-phosphate uridylyltransferase, translated to MKEKPISKAVIPVAGYGTRLLPVTKSQPKEMLPIVDKPAVQYVVREAIDSGVESILFVTGRGKRAIEDYFDYAVELELELENKGKLDLLQEVRDIGDMIRIFYVRQKLQKGLGDAVYQAKRFINDSPFAVLLADDIIDSTDPVLRQMIDLYRKRPGIILAVTRIPQEEISQWGVIKGKEIGKGTFKVEDMIEKPDPGEAPSDLAIIGRYILTPSIFEVIEKVSPGKGGEIQLTDSIRSLLKKEEIYAYEFQGTYYGVGDKIGFLKANVAYALKRKDIGDELKGFLKQIIEEEK